A region of Halococcus sediminicola DNA encodes the following proteins:
- a CDS encoding TetR/AcrR family transcriptional regulator: MKGFSDEKRRYIRQELLDEGRKLFARYGLQKTTMTDLTDPVNIAPSTFYQFFDSKEELYLEILEREGKQFYERAVTPLEEHSDPERAIVEYLHIVFEELETNPIIERLLAGNEVEQLLHLYSDEEFIEQRTRELGYVMPYIREWQKAGMIREGDPEVLAATIDSVAVLAFHEDEIGADLYPVVRDMMIETIATGLTNAAARDEPESE, encoded by the coding sequence ATGAAAGGATTCAGCGACGAAAAACGACGATACATTCGACAGGAACTGCTCGACGAGGGCCGGAAACTCTTCGCGCGCTACGGGCTGCAGAAGACGACGATGACCGATCTCACCGACCCCGTGAACATCGCACCGAGCACGTTCTACCAGTTCTTCGACTCGAAGGAGGAGCTCTACCTCGAAATCCTCGAACGCGAGGGCAAGCAGTTCTACGAGCGCGCCGTCACACCGCTCGAAGAGCACTCCGACCCCGAACGGGCGATCGTCGAGTACCTCCACATCGTCTTCGAGGAACTGGAGACGAACCCGATAATCGAACGACTGCTCGCCGGTAACGAAGTGGAGCAGTTGCTCCATCTGTATTCCGACGAGGAGTTCATCGAACAGCGCACGCGCGAACTCGGCTACGTCATGCCCTACATCAGGGAGTGGCAGAAGGCCGGGATGATTCGGGAGGGCGACCCGGAGGTTCTCGCCGCCACCATCGACTCGGTCGCCGTTCTCGCCTTCCACGAGGACGAAATCGGTGCGGACCTCTACCCGGTGGTCCGCGACATGATGATCGAGACCATCGCGACGGGACTCACCAACGCCGCCGCTCGAGACGAACCCGAATCCGAGTAA
- a CDS encoding ABC transporter permease subunit has protein sequence MALEVLRYEGNDRVRGAFGISAAFSVMAIAFLALGPQIVAGGEFESLSEELPPVFVEAFGFESLGSIEGLLASEFYTLFWLLFFGIYLAYSAAGSIAGDIETNEMDTLLAAPVSRTSVLFEKFLSLLVPIVVANLVVPSVVYLGAAMVGESVSLTDLAVLHGLSIPYLFCCGAIGLVLSVYLADKDTAQNAALGVLFALFMLQSLVVSTDVEWLGNLAPMAYIDPNEILVEGTYDIAGGAILLAVAVVLVAVSQFRFTRMDIQ, from the coding sequence ATGGCGCTCGAAGTGCTCCGCTACGAGGGCAACGACCGCGTGCGGGGCGCGTTCGGTATCAGCGCCGCGTTCTCGGTGATGGCGATCGCTTTCCTCGCGCTCGGCCCACAGATCGTCGCCGGTGGCGAGTTCGAATCGCTCAGCGAGGAACTCCCTCCAGTATTCGTCGAGGCTTTCGGCTTCGAGAGCCTCGGCAGCATCGAAGGGTTACTGGCCAGCGAGTTCTACACCCTCTTCTGGCTGCTGTTTTTCGGCATCTATCTCGCCTACAGCGCGGCCGGCTCGATCGCGGGCGATATCGAGACCAACGAGATGGACACGCTGCTCGCCGCACCTGTCTCGCGGACCAGCGTGCTCTTCGAGAAGTTTCTCTCACTACTGGTGCCCATCGTCGTCGCCAACCTCGTCGTGCCGAGCGTGGTCTATCTCGGCGCGGCGATGGTCGGCGAATCGGTGTCGCTCACCGACCTCGCGGTGTTGCACGGACTGTCGATTCCCTACCTGTTTTGCTGTGGGGCCATCGGACTCGTGCTGTCGGTGTATCTCGCCGACAAGGACACCGCCCAGAACGCGGCGCTCGGCGTGCTGTTCGCGCTGTTCATGCTCCAGTCGCTCGTCGTCTCGACGGACGTCGAGTGGCTCGGCAACCTCGCCCCGATGGCGTACATCGACCCGAACGAAATCCTTGTCGAGGGGACCTACGACATCGCCGGTGGGGCCATCCTGCTCGCCGTCGCCGTCGTGTTGGTGGCCGTGAGCCAATTTCGTTTCACCCGAATGGACATCCAGTGA
- a CDS encoding ABC transporter permease subunit, with amino-acid sequence MFEVARYEGERRLVLGVTIAAAAGFYGAMFVALAPSLADFDITSLLSAYPEQLTEGLGLEAMDSLAGILAVELYQIGWLLVLGLYLAYNAASMVAGDIETGRMDTLLAAPVSRGTIIVEEFFSLLVPILAVNAITPAVIYVAAGVINEPISVANLVALHALAVPYLLFCAAVGLAFSVFLGSESLAQRGAIGVLVVAFLVETVFVGTDYEDLGVLTPMNYFDPTEILVDGSYDIAGAGILLAAALVLVLASQLRFRGMDI; translated from the coding sequence ATGTTTGAGGTCGCACGGTACGAAGGTGAGCGCCGCCTCGTGCTCGGTGTCACCATCGCGGCCGCGGCGGGCTTTTACGGCGCGATGTTCGTCGCGCTGGCTCCCTCGCTGGCGGATTTCGACATCACGAGCCTCCTCAGTGCCTACCCCGAACAGCTCACCGAGGGACTTGGATTGGAGGCGATGGATTCGCTCGCGGGTATCCTCGCGGTCGAACTCTACCAGATCGGCTGGCTGCTCGTGCTCGGCCTCTACCTCGCGTACAACGCGGCTTCGATGGTCGCCGGCGATATCGAGACCGGGCGGATGGACACGCTGCTCGCCGCGCCCGTCTCGCGGGGCACGATCATCGTCGAGGAGTTCTTTTCGTTGCTCGTACCGATCCTCGCGGTCAACGCTATCACTCCGGCGGTGATCTACGTCGCTGCGGGCGTCATCAACGAGCCGATTAGCGTTGCGAATCTCGTCGCGCTCCACGCACTCGCCGTGCCGTATCTCCTCTTCTGTGCGGCCGTCGGGCTCGCCTTCTCGGTGTTTCTCGGGAGCGAGAGCCTCGCCCAGCGTGGGGCCATCGGCGTGCTCGTCGTCGCCTTCCTCGTCGAGACGGTGTTCGTCGGCACGGACTACGAGGACCTCGGCGTGTTGACCCCGATGAACTACTTCGACCCGACGGAAATCCTCGTCGACGGGAGCTACGACATCGCGGGCGCGGGGATTCTGCTCGCGGCCGCCCTCGTGTTGGTGCTCGCGAGCCAGTTGCGCTTCAGGGGGATGGACATCTGA
- a CDS encoding ABC transporter ATP-binding protein, whose translation MAAIETDGLTKHYGEVRANENLSFAVREGEVFGYLGPNGAGKSTTIRTLMGFQSPTSGSATVLGYDVTDRDAMIEAKRHLGYIPAEMGFDESVTGERFLRYQASLKGDTRSEELLELFDPPMERAIGEYSTGNKRKLAIVLAFMHDPDLVIMDEPTSGLDPLMQERFYEFIRDEQAKGKTFFFSSHILSEVQKICDRVGVIRNGHLVELEDVETLLDRGGKRVSVRIAGPVEAGEFAIEGAHDLSITGDEQPSRQAAADGGERERSERDSRRAAERSGGGDRSDDDDAFSSDREDTSVSFTFTGDYNELLEHLVKYDVLDLDISDAPLEDVFMRFYGEVEPDEEPESGRLVDV comes from the coding sequence ATGGCTGCAATAGAAACGGACGGGCTGACCAAACACTACGGCGAGGTCCGCGCCAACGAGAACCTCTCTTTTGCGGTGCGCGAGGGCGAGGTCTTCGGATATTTGGGACCGAACGGTGCGGGCAAGTCGACCACCATCCGCACGCTGATGGGCTTTCAGTCCCCGACGAGCGGGAGTGCCACGGTGTTGGGTTACGACGTCACCGACCGGGACGCGATGATCGAGGCCAAACGCCATCTGGGATACATCCCCGCCGAGATGGGCTTCGACGAGAGCGTCACTGGCGAGCGATTTCTGCGCTATCAGGCCTCGCTCAAAGGTGATACGCGCAGCGAGGAGCTGCTCGAACTGTTCGACCCGCCGATGGAGCGGGCGATCGGCGAGTATTCGACGGGAAACAAGCGCAAACTCGCCATCGTCCTCGCGTTCATGCATGACCCCGATCTGGTCATCATGGACGAGCCGACCTCGGGGCTGGACCCGCTGATGCAGGAGCGGTTTTACGAGTTCATCCGCGACGAACAGGCCAAGGGGAAGACGTTCTTTTTCTCCTCGCATATCCTGAGCGAGGTCCAGAAGATCTGCGACCGGGTGGGCGTCATTCGGAACGGCCACCTCGTCGAACTCGAAGACGTCGAGACGCTGCTCGATCGGGGTGGCAAGCGCGTCTCGGTGCGTATCGCCGGTCCTGTCGAAGCAGGCGAGTTCGCCATCGAGGGCGCACACGACCTCTCCATCACCGGCGACGAGCAGCCGTCACGGCAGGCCGCAGCCGATGGGGGTGAGCGCGAACGAAGCGAGCGCGATTCTCGCCGGGCCGCGGAGCGGTCCGGCGGTGGCGACCGCTCCGACGACGATGACGCCTTCTCAAGCGACCGCGAGGACACGAGCGTGAGTTTCACCTTCACGGGCGATTACAACGAACTGCTCGAACACCTCGTCAAGTACGACGTGCTCGACCTCGATATCTCGGACGCCCCGCTTGAAGACGTGTTCATGCGCTTTTACGGCGAGGTCGAACCCGACGAGGAACCCGAATCCGGGAGACTCGTCGATGTTTGA
- a CDS encoding COG1361 S-layer family protein, translated as MNGRQITTIALVALLAVPAAVTGFSTGPVAQQAGPVANNSTTTANDSAAPAATTDESTAPSTQTASPDADFEVVDVDADLQVGEQGTVAVTIENQGEDAADVVVNLQSRSSSLVFGESATASQFVGEWDEGENRTIELDATVPSGGEARSYPVEATVSYVNDDDDQSQSAPLTFGVTAGEGDEDFAIVSTSSDVAVGDTGNLSVVLENQGGDIEDAVINLQTLSGTVTFGGLANTSEFVGDWEAGEQRTIETDISAASSARERSYPVQATVAHEDDGRETQAGPYLFGVTPAGEQAFTLDGVDSSLAVGEEGTVSGTITNDGPKNATDATLVFAANATGDLVPRQSEVVLEDISPDGSVDFEYPFVVNGSAEPGERQLPFVVQYRNAAGETVRSERLTTQVIIDDRADEFALENVASNVQVGDTGTIDLTLRNTGSDREDASVTLESSNAQVLFGNSTSATRYVGEWEANETKTVSFGTTATPDASVEAYALTAQVSYLDDGQPVSSQQLSMGISPRDEQAFAINTTDTTLRIDRDGSLNGTVTNAGPLPVSNATIRLSNRSGITSERAAYPVGNLDVGENETFSFPVSVQGGATGPQQVEYSVAYTGPTDNRRTDTGFMSQVDVAPRRPLLTTTIEDPNVTVQQSEVMNVTVTNQGSETLRNVQAVPNGSGSLAVSPTSLFVGQLEPGETVTRQLEIDADDVEVPSRIPLIIDFQYETNSNEMRQTQAPPVGIAVVAAESGLVTGPVVVGAVLLIVVLGGLIWYLR; from the coding sequence ATGAATGGAAGACAGATTACGACTATCGCGCTCGTAGCACTGCTTGCCGTTCCGGCGGCTGTTACCGGCTTCTCGACCGGACCGGTCGCCCAGCAGGCCGGCCCGGTGGCCAACAACTCGACTACTACTGCAAACGACTCGGCCGCTCCGGCTGCCACGACCGACGAATCGACCGCCCCGAGCACTCAGACGGCATCGCCTGATGCCGACTTCGAAGTGGTCGATGTCGATGCTGACCTCCAAGTCGGAGAACAAGGGACCGTTGCGGTGACGATCGAAAACCAAGGTGAAGACGCCGCGGACGTCGTTGTCAACCTCCAATCCCGGAGCAGTTCTCTTGTTTTCGGTGAGTCGGCGACCGCGAGCCAGTTCGTCGGTGAGTGGGACGAGGGCGAAAACAGGACCATCGAACTCGATGCGACCGTTCCCTCAGGTGGAGAAGCGCGCAGCTATCCGGTAGAGGCCACCGTCTCGTACGTGAACGACGATGACGACCAGAGCCAGTCCGCACCGCTCACGTTCGGCGTCACGGCAGGCGAAGGCGACGAGGATTTCGCGATCGTCTCGACTTCGTCGGATGTAGCGGTCGGTGATACCGGCAACCTCTCGGTCGTGCTCGAAAACCAAGGCGGAGACATCGAGGACGCCGTGATCAACCTTCAGACACTCAGCGGAACCGTCACCTTCGGTGGGCTGGCAAACACGAGCGAGTTCGTCGGCGACTGGGAGGCCGGCGAACAGCGAACCATCGAAACCGACATCAGCGCCGCATCGAGCGCCAGAGAACGCAGCTACCCGGTGCAGGCGACGGTCGCCCACGAAGACGACGGACGAGAGACGCAGGCCGGCCCGTATCTCTTCGGCGTCACACCCGCGGGCGAGCAGGCGTTCACGCTCGATGGCGTCGATAGCTCACTCGCCGTCGGCGAGGAAGGGACGGTCTCAGGAACCATCACCAACGACGGTCCCAAGAACGCGACCGACGCGACGCTGGTGTTCGCCGCGAACGCGACCGGTGACCTCGTGCCGCGCCAGTCCGAAGTCGTGCTGGAGGACATCAGTCCCGACGGATCGGTCGATTTCGAATACCCGTTCGTCGTCAACGGCTCCGCCGAACCCGGCGAGCGCCAACTCCCGTTCGTGGTGCAGTATCGGAACGCCGCGGGCGAGACGGTTCGAAGCGAGCGACTCACCACACAAGTGATAATCGACGACCGCGCCGACGAGTTCGCACTCGAAAACGTCGCGTCGAACGTGCAGGTCGGCGACACGGGGACCATCGACCTCACGCTCCGCAATACGGGGTCCGACAGGGAAGACGCCTCGGTGACGCTCGAATCGTCGAATGCGCAGGTATTGTTCGGCAACAGCACGTCCGCGACCCGCTACGTGGGTGAGTGGGAAGCGAACGAGACGAAGACGGTCTCGTTCGGGACGACCGCGACGCCCGACGCCTCGGTGGAAGCCTACGCGCTCACCGCACAGGTAAGCTATCTGGACGACGGTCAGCCGGTCAGCTCTCAGCAACTATCGATGGGTATCAGTCCCCGTGACGAACAGGCCTTCGCCATCAACACGACCGACACCACGCTCCGCATCGATCGCGATGGGAGCCTCAACGGGACGGTCACGAACGCCGGGCCACTGCCCGTGAGCAACGCGACGATTCGACTCAGTAATCGCTCCGGAATCACGAGCGAGCGTGCAGCCTACCCCGTCGGGAATTTGGACGTCGGCGAGAACGAGACTTTCAGCTTCCCGGTATCGGTGCAGGGTGGAGCCACCGGACCACAGCAAGTCGAGTACTCGGTTGCCTACACGGGCCCGACGGACAACAGACGAACCGACACCGGCTTCATGAGCCAGGTGGACGTCGCGCCACGACGGCCACTGCTCACCACGACGATCGAAGACCCGAACGTCACCGTCCAGCAGTCCGAAGTGATGAACGTCACGGTCACGAATCAGGGCAGCGAGACGCTGCGGAACGTCCAAGCGGTCCCCAACGGGAGCGGGTCGCTGGCGGTCTCACCAACCAGTCTGTTCGTCGGGCAGCTCGAACCCGGCGAAACGGTGACGCGACAGCTCGAAATCGACGCCGACGACGTCGAGGTCCCGAGTCGGATACCGCTCATCATCGACTTCCAGTACGAGACGAACAGTAATGAGATGCGACAGACGCAAGCGCCGCCGGTCGGTATCGCAGTGGTCGCCGCCGAATCGGGTCTCGTCACCGGGCCGGTCGTGGTTGGCGCAGTGCTCCTCATCGTCGTCCTCGGCGGACTGATCTGGTATCTCCGATAG
- a CDS encoding TetR/AcrR family transcriptional regulator, with protein sequence MDADTTDQPGTQSEIMEATYRALCEHGYADLTIQAIADEFPKSKSLLYYHYDTKDEILIAFLEYMLDEFTIEDTIDTEDSPDEQLWTLIDEFLPASPDDEQRESQVALFELRSRALSDTAYSEQFARADHLIYETLETVLAAGVDDGTFRAVDVETTTELLVSSINGAMLRRATTTEDLTAQTRAAIAGFVDSHLLAE encoded by the coding sequence ATGGACGCGGACACGACCGACCAACCCGGTACGCAGTCGGAGATCATGGAAGCGACCTATCGCGCGCTCTGCGAGCACGGTTACGCCGATCTCACGATTCAGGCGATCGCCGACGAGTTCCCGAAGAGCAAATCGCTGCTGTACTACCACTACGACACGAAAGACGAGATCCTCATCGCCTTTCTAGAATATATGCTCGACGAGTTCACTATCGAGGACACCATCGACACGGAAGACAGCCCCGACGAGCAGCTGTGGACGCTTATCGACGAGTTCCTGCCGGCGTCGCCAGACGACGAGCAACGCGAGTCACAGGTCGCACTGTTCGAGTTGCGCTCGCGGGCGCTCTCGGATACGGCCTACTCCGAGCAGTTCGCCCGCGCCGACCATCTCATCTACGAGACGCTCGAAACCGTCCTCGCAGCCGGTGTCGACGACGGAACGTTCCGGGCGGTCGATGTCGAGACGACCACGGAACTGCTCGTGTCGAGCATCAACGGGGCGATGCTTCGGCGTGCGACGACGACCGAGGACCTCACGGCCCAGACCCGCGCGGCGATAGCAGGGTTCGTCGACTCACATCTCCTCGCCGAATAG
- a CDS encoding TrmB family transcriptional regulator: MTDHDEAVAALKRLGLSSYEAQVFIALQRLDTGVVRDVDRMTEVPRSQIYGAAEDLAERGLLDIQQSNPIQYRAVELDEARTRLRERLDREEERAFDYLESAREEFADESESQEDIWTVQGRETIDNRVVKLVTEANSRIVFGPREVTALDEPIADALVAASERGVDVTVLTASDSVRERFDDGEVTVSAVTGAPDDERSGRVLVVDADTVLISVLGGEELPGVRREAAVWSSETGFAAVLVGLLDVWFTQYIDEW; the protein is encoded by the coding sequence ATGACCGATCACGACGAGGCGGTCGCGGCACTCAAGCGGTTGGGATTGTCGAGCTACGAGGCCCAAGTGTTCATCGCGCTCCAACGGCTCGATACCGGGGTCGTCCGTGACGTCGACCGGATGACCGAGGTCCCGCGGTCGCAGATCTACGGGGCTGCCGAGGACCTCGCCGAGCGCGGCCTGCTCGACATCCAGCAGTCGAACCCGATACAGTACCGCGCGGTCGAACTCGACGAGGCGCGAACGCGACTCAGAGAGCGCCTCGACAGGGAAGAAGAGCGTGCGTTCGACTACCTCGAATCGGCACGCGAGGAGTTCGCCGACGAAAGCGAATCCCAAGAGGACATCTGGACGGTGCAGGGCCGCGAGACGATCGACAACCGGGTCGTGAAGCTCGTCACCGAGGCCAACAGTCGAATCGTCTTCGGACCGAGAGAGGTCACGGCCCTCGACGAACCGATCGCCGACGCGCTCGTCGCCGCCAGCGAGCGCGGCGTCGACGTGACCGTCCTGACCGCGAGCGACAGCGTACGGGAACGCTTCGACGATGGTGAGGTGACGGTCAGTGCAGTCACCGGTGCGCCCGACGACGAGCGTAGCGGTCGCGTCCTCGTCGTCGACGCCGATACGGTCCTGATAAGTGTTCTCGGTGGTGAGGAACTGCCGGGAGTTCGTCGCGAAGCCGCGGTCTGGAGCAGCGAAACCGGCTTCGCGGCGGTGCTCGTCGGGCTACTGGACGTCTGGTTCACCCAGTACATCGACGAGTGGTGA
- a CDS encoding efflux RND transporter permease subunit yields MVEYQRYIDWIDEWITERPRTVIIAFLLVTAVFAVGLTNISTDAGTSQFTEESPAQAALDDIDQEFSPAFEAGNGSTQLIQSGSNVLAKDELLAMLEAQQRLEDHESQRVVSSSSAAGIVAQTIDPNATSVDGQIRALEGATTGEIENAIQTAAAGPGFTGLVSNDFNRESASASATIGTVQHDVLGGVSSSSAGTGGTSPLTDIQIRAQEIVGTVDSDIQVFGSGITSDELSSVIFDSLLIVVPAASLLILGFLVFAYRDPIDLLLGVFALVMTVVWTFGFTGLAGLPFSQMLIAVPPLLLAVGIDFGIHAINRYREERVQGIGISQSMRTATDQLLVAFFIVTGTTVVGFGANLISDLAPIRSFGLVAAIGIVFTFLIFGIFLPAAKVWADELRVKYDVPEFGLSPLGAEGSVLGRALMVGVGAAKRAPYALLVLTVVLTAVSGVYATGVDTSFSQDDFLPPEEVPGYVENLPEPFAPGTYTVTDTTNFLEERFSTTQGSSVTVYAEGPLRDDYALESIQRANRNPPDAFVASDRMADTESIITVIDDYAAQSPEFAQLVARNDVDDDGVPDDDLGTIYDALLDSPYRTQALQYITEDYHSTQVVYSTESDASNDEIESDARTLANRYEFTATATGQTIVLEAVSGTIFSSAIRSLVTALVVTAIFLVLVYYVIEGRPSLGLVNLAPIVVSVALLAGSMRLFGIPLNALTATILSIAIGLGIDYSAHFVHRFADEYHESDEKIFPALEETVRGTGGALTGSMLTTTTGIGVLALAITPILGQFGLVLALSIFFAYIAAILVTPSVVVVWGRFA; encoded by the coding sequence ATGGTCGAGTACCAACGCTACATCGACTGGATCGACGAGTGGATCACCGAACGGCCGCGGACGGTGATCATCGCGTTCCTCCTCGTCACGGCGGTGTTCGCGGTCGGACTCACGAACATCTCGACGGACGCCGGGACGAGCCAGTTCACCGAGGAAAGCCCCGCACAGGCCGCTCTCGACGACATCGACCAGGAGTTCTCGCCCGCCTTCGAGGCGGGTAACGGCAGCACACAGCTCATCCAGTCGGGGTCGAACGTGCTCGCCAAGGACGAACTGTTGGCGATGCTCGAAGCCCAACAGCGCCTCGAAGACCACGAGAGTCAACGGGTGGTCTCCTCGTCGAGCGCCGCCGGGATCGTCGCCCAGACCATCGACCCGAACGCGACGAGCGTCGATGGCCAGATCCGCGCGCTCGAAGGCGCGACGACGGGCGAAATCGAAAACGCGATTCAGACGGCCGCCGCGGGCCCCGGCTTCACAGGACTCGTGAGCAACGACTTCAATCGCGAGTCGGCGTCGGCCTCGGCCACGATCGGGACCGTCCAGCACGACGTGCTCGGTGGGGTCTCCTCGTCGTCGGCGGGGACGGGTGGAACGAGTCCGCTCACGGACATCCAGATCCGCGCACAGGAGATCGTCGGGACGGTCGATAGCGACATCCAGGTGTTCGGCAGCGGCATTACCTCCGACGAACTCTCGAGTGTCATCTTCGATTCGCTGCTCATCGTCGTGCCGGCGGCGTCGCTGTTGATCCTCGGCTTTCTGGTCTTCGCCTACCGCGACCCAATCGATCTCCTCTTGGGTGTGTTCGCGCTCGTGATGACCGTCGTCTGGACGTTCGGGTTCACCGGACTCGCGGGACTGCCCTTCTCCCAGATGCTCATCGCCGTGCCCCCATTGCTGCTCGCGGTGGGTATCGACTTCGGCATCCACGCGATCAACCGCTACCGCGAAGAGCGCGTCCAGGGCATCGGTATCAGCCAGTCGATGCGGACCGCGACCGACCAACTCCTGGTGGCCTTCTTCATCGTTACCGGTACGACTGTGGTGGGCTTCGGTGCGAACCTCATCAGCGACCTCGCCCCGATCCGATCGTTCGGACTCGTCGCCGCCATCGGCATCGTCTTCACGTTCCTGATCTTCGGGATCTTCCTGCCGGCGGCGAAGGTCTGGGCCGACGAACTCCGCGTGAAATACGACGTCCCGGAGTTCGGCCTCAGCCCACTGGGGGCGGAAGGCTCGGTGCTGGGACGGGCGCTGATGGTCGGCGTCGGCGCGGCCAAACGCGCGCCGTACGCGCTGCTCGTGCTGACGGTCGTTTTGACGGCGGTTTCGGGCGTCTACGCGACCGGCGTCGACACCTCCTTCTCGCAGGACGACTTCCTGCCGCCGGAGGAGGTGCCGGGGTACGTCGAGAACCTCCCCGAACCGTTCGCGCCCGGCACCTACACCGTGACCGATACGACGAACTTCCTCGAAGAGCGCTTCAGCACCACCCAGGGCAGTTCGGTGACGGTCTACGCCGAGGGACCGTTGCGCGACGATTACGCCCTGGAATCCATCCAGCGCGCCAACCGGAACCCGCCGGACGCGTTCGTCGCGAGCGACCGGATGGCCGATACCGAGAGCATCATCACCGTGATCGACGACTACGCGGCACAATCGCCCGAGTTCGCCCAGTTGGTCGCGCGCAACGACGTCGACGACGACGGCGTGCCCGACGATGATCTGGGGACCATCTACGACGCGCTGCTCGACTCGCCGTATCGCACGCAGGCGCTCCAGTACATCACCGAGGACTACCATAGTACCCAAGTCGTCTATTCGACCGAAAGCGACGCCTCGAACGACGAAATCGAAAGCGACGCACGGACGCTCGCCAACCGCTACGAGTTCACGGCGACCGCCACCGGCCAGACCATCGTGCTCGAAGCCGTCTCGGGGACCATCTTCTCCTCGGCGATTCGGAGCCTCGTCACGGCCCTCGTCGTGACGGCCATCTTCCTCGTGCTCGTCTACTACGTCATCGAGGGTCGGCCCTCGCTCGGACTCGTCAATCTCGCGCCGATCGTCGTCTCGGTCGCGCTCCTTGCGGGGTCGATGCGCCTCTTCGGCATTCCGCTCAATGCGCTCACGGCGACGATCCTCTCGATCGCCATCGGTCTCGGCATCGACTACTCGGCGCACTTCGTCCACCGCTTCGCCGACGAGTACCACGAGTCCGACGAGAAGATATTCCCCGCGCTCGAAGAGACTGTTCGGGGAACCGGCGGCGCGCTCACCGGCAGTATGCTTACCACCACGACAGGTATCGGCGTCCTCGCCCTCGCCATCACGCCGATTCTCGGCCAGTTCGGGCTGGTGCTCGCGCTGAGCATCTTCTTCGCGTACATCGCGGCCATCCTCGTTACGCCGTCGGTGGTCGTGGTCTGGGGGCGGTTCGCATGA